One window of the Anaeromyxobacter dehalogenans 2CP-C genome contains the following:
- the fusA gene encoding elongation factor G, with product MARTTPLERYRNFGIMAHIDAGKTTTTERILFYTGVTHKIGEVHEGTTVMDWMEQERERGITITSAATTAFWRDHRLNIIDTPGHVDFTIEVERSLRVLDGACAVFDAVQGVQPQSETVWRQADKYEVPRICFINKMDRVGADYFHAVDTIREKLGARPLPLHVPIGAEDKFRGMVDLLKMKGITFDDETMGAKYQEVEIPADLAAQAKEYRAKLEETVAEIDDELMAKYLDGKPLSNDELMRGIRRGTLEMKFFPVLCGTAFKNKGVQQILDAVVDFLPSPVDIPAMKGVDAKGNDVVRKTSDAEPFSALAFKIMNDPFVGNLTFFRVYSGRLEAGSYVYNSTKDKKERIGRLLQMHANKREEIKEVYAGDIAAAVGLRASTTGDTLCAEDAPVILERMEFPEPVIHIAIEPKTKGDQDKMGVALQRLQMEDPSFRVHTDEETGQTIIGGMGELHLEILVDRMFREFKVEANVGKPQVAYRETITRTVEAEGRYIRQTGGRGQYGHCWLRLHPQEPGKGFEFENAIVGGVIPKEFISPIQKGIEEAMTSGVLAGYPMVDLKVELFDGSYHDVDSSEMAFKIAGSMGFKEGAAKASPVLLEPIMAVEVTTPDDYMGDVIGDLNSRRGKIHAMNPRAGVQVIEAHVPLAEMFGYATDLRSKTQGRATYSMQFAHYAQVPASIAETIVTKAKGVAAGAK from the coding sequence ATGGCCCGCACCACACCACTCGAGCGCTACCGCAACTTCGGCATCATGGCCCACATCGATGCCGGCAAGACGACCACGACCGAGCGCATCCTCTTCTACACCGGCGTCACCCACAAGATCGGCGAGGTCCATGAGGGCACCACCGTCATGGACTGGATGGAGCAGGAGCGCGAGCGCGGCATCACCATCACCTCGGCCGCGACCACCGCGTTCTGGCGCGACCACCGCCTGAACATCATCGACACCCCAGGCCACGTGGACTTCACCATCGAGGTGGAGCGGTCGCTGCGCGTGCTCGACGGCGCGTGCGCGGTGTTCGACGCGGTGCAGGGCGTCCAGCCGCAGTCCGAGACGGTCTGGCGGCAGGCGGACAAGTACGAGGTCCCCCGCATCTGCTTCATCAACAAGATGGACCGGGTCGGCGCGGACTACTTCCACGCCGTGGACACCATCCGCGAGAAGCTGGGCGCCCGCCCGCTCCCGCTGCACGTGCCCATCGGCGCCGAGGACAAGTTCCGCGGCATGGTCGATCTCCTGAAGATGAAGGGGATCACCTTCGACGACGAGACCATGGGCGCGAAGTACCAGGAGGTCGAGATCCCCGCCGACCTCGCCGCCCAGGCGAAGGAGTACCGCGCCAAGCTCGAGGAGACCGTCGCCGAGATCGACGACGAGCTGATGGCGAAGTACCTGGACGGCAAGCCGCTGTCGAACGACGAGCTGATGCGCGGCATCCGCCGCGGCACCCTGGAGATGAAGTTCTTCCCGGTGCTCTGCGGGACGGCGTTCAAGAACAAGGGCGTCCAGCAGATCCTCGACGCGGTGGTGGACTTCCTGCCGAGCCCGGTGGACATCCCCGCCATGAAGGGCGTGGACGCCAAGGGCAACGACGTCGTCCGCAAGACCTCCGACGCGGAGCCGTTCTCGGCGCTGGCGTTCAAGATCATGAACGACCCGTTCGTCGGGAACCTCACGTTCTTCCGCGTGTACTCGGGCAGGCTCGAGGCCGGGTCCTACGTCTACAACTCGACGAAGGACAAGAAGGAGCGCATCGGCCGGCTCCTGCAGATGCACGCGAACAAGCGCGAGGAGATCAAGGAGGTCTACGCCGGCGACATCGCCGCCGCCGTGGGCCTGCGCGCCAGCACCACCGGCGACACGCTCTGCGCCGAGGACGCCCCGGTCATCCTGGAGCGGATGGAGTTCCCGGAGCCGGTGATCCACATCGCCATCGAGCCGAAGACCAAGGGCGACCAGGACAAGATGGGCGTCGCCCTGCAGCGGCTGCAGATGGAGGACCCGTCCTTCCGCGTCCACACCGACGAGGAGACCGGCCAGACCATCATCGGCGGCATGGGCGAGCTCCACCTCGAGATCCTGGTGGACCGCATGTTCCGCGAGTTCAAGGTCGAGGCGAACGTCGGCAAGCCGCAGGTGGCCTACCGCGAGACCATCACCAGGACGGTCGAGGCCGAGGGCCGCTACATCCGGCAGACCGGCGGCCGCGGCCAGTACGGCCACTGCTGGCTGCGCCTCCACCCGCAGGAGCCGGGCAAGGGCTTCGAGTTCGAGAACGCGATCGTGGGCGGCGTGATCCCGAAGGAGTTCATCTCGCCGATCCAGAAGGGCATCGAGGAGGCCATGACCTCCGGCGTGCTCGCCGGCTACCCCATGGTGGACCTCAAGGTCGAGCTGTTCGACGGCAGCTACCACGACGTCGACTCCTCCGAGATGGCGTTCAAGATCGCCGGCTCGATGGGCTTCAAGGAGGGCGCCGCCAAGGCCTCGCCCGTCCTGCTCGAGCCGATCATGGCGGTCGAGGTCACCACGCCCGACGACTACATGGGCGACGTCATCGGCGACCTGAACTCGCGTCGTGGCAAGATTCATGCGATGAACCCCCGCGCGGGCGTCCAGGTCATCGAGGCGCACGTCCCGCTGGCGGAGATGTTCGGCTACGCGACGGACCTTCGGTCGAAGACCCAGGGCCGCGCCACCTACAGCATGCAGTTCGCGCACTACGCGCAGGTCCCCGCGAGCATCGCGGAGACCATCGTCACCAAGGCGAAGGGCGTCGCCGCCGGCGCGAAGTAG
- the tuf gene encoding elongation factor Tu: MAKEKFERSKPHVNVGTIGHVDHGKTTLTAAITKVLAQKGGAQFLAYDQIDKAPEERERGITIATAHVEYQTEKRHYAHVDCPGHADYVKNMITGAAQMDGAILVVSAADGPMPQTREHILLARQVGVPYIVVFLNKVDMVDDKELLDLVELEVRELLSEYDFPGNEIPIVKGSALKALEGDKGELGEQAIFKLMEAVDAYIPTPQRATDKPFLMPVEDVFSISGRGTVATGRVERGIVKVGEEVEVVGLKATAKTVVTGVEMFRKLLDEGRAGDNIGALLRGLKREEVERGQVLAKPGSITPHTKFKAEVYVLTKEEGGRHTPFFNGYRPQFYFRTTDVTGSVQLPQGVEMVMPGDNIGMEVELITPIAMEKELRFAIREGGRTVGAGVVAEVIQ; encoded by the coding sequence ATGGCCAAGGAGAAGTTCGAGCGCAGCAAGCCGCACGTGAACGTCGGGACGATCGGGCACGTGGACCACGGCAAGACGACGCTGACGGCGGCGATCACGAAGGTGCTGGCGCAGAAGGGCGGGGCGCAGTTCCTGGCGTACGACCAGATCGACAAGGCGCCGGAGGAGCGCGAGCGCGGGATCACGATCGCGACGGCGCACGTGGAGTACCAGACGGAGAAGCGGCACTACGCGCACGTCGATTGCCCGGGCCACGCGGACTACGTGAAGAACATGATCACCGGGGCGGCGCAGATGGACGGCGCGATCCTGGTGGTGTCGGCGGCGGACGGTCCGATGCCGCAGACGCGCGAGCACATCCTGCTGGCCCGCCAGGTGGGCGTGCCGTACATCGTGGTCTTCCTGAACAAGGTGGACATGGTGGACGACAAGGAGCTCCTGGATCTGGTGGAGCTGGAGGTCCGGGAGCTGCTGAGCGAGTACGACTTCCCGGGCAACGAGATCCCGATCGTGAAGGGGTCGGCGCTGAAGGCGCTGGAGGGCGACAAGGGCGAGCTCGGGGAGCAGGCGATCTTCAAGCTGATGGAGGCGGTGGACGCCTACATCCCGACGCCGCAGCGCGCGACGGACAAGCCGTTCCTGATGCCGGTCGAGGACGTGTTCTCGATCTCGGGCCGCGGGACGGTGGCGACGGGGCGCGTGGAGCGCGGGATCGTGAAGGTCGGCGAGGAGGTCGAGGTCGTCGGGCTGAAGGCGACGGCGAAGACGGTGGTGACCGGCGTCGAGATGTTCCGCAAGCTGCTGGACGAGGGGCGTGCGGGCGACAACATCGGGGCGCTGCTGCGCGGCCTGAAGCGCGAGGAGGTGGAGCGCGGTCAGGTGCTGGCGAAGCCGGGGTCGATCACGCCGCACACGAAGTTCAAGGCCGAGGTGTACGTGCTGACGAAGGAGGAGGGTGGTCGTCACACCCCGTTCTTCAACGGCTACCGGCCGCAGTTCTACTTCCGGACGACGGACGTGACGGGGTCGGTGCAGCTGCCGCAGGGAGTCGAGATGGTGATGCCGGGCGACAACATCGGGATGGAGGTGGAGCTGATCACCCCCATCGCGATGGAGAAGGAGCTCCGGTTCGCCATCCGCGAGGGCGGCCGCACGGTCGGCGCGGGCGTGGTGGCCGAGGTCATCCAGTAG
- the rpsQ gene encoding 30S ribosomal protein S17, with protein MERGNRKSRIGVVVSNKMTKTVVVKVERRVADPKYGKIVTKAEKYKAHDEDQACQIGDRVRIVETRPISKDKRWRVAETIEKAEA; from the coding sequence ATGGAGCGCGGCAACCGGAAGTCCCGCATCGGCGTGGTGGTCTCGAACAAGATGACGAAGACCGTCGTCGTGAAGGTCGAGCGCCGGGTGGCGGACCCGAAGTACGGCAAGATCGTGACCAAGGCCGAGAAGTACAAGGCGCACGACGAGGACCAGGCGTGCCAGATCGGCGACCGCGTGCGGATCGTCGAGACCCGCCCGATCTCGAAGGACAAGCGCTGGCGCGTGGCCGAGACGATCGAGAAGGCGGAGGCCTAG
- the rpsC gene encoding 30S ribosomal protein S3: MGQKVHPIGFRLGVIRSWDSKWYEEKNYAKWLHEDIKLREFVKEKLGQAGISRIEIERAANKVKINVHTARPGIVIGKRGAGIETIKKDLQGLTDNEVYLNVVEVRKAETDAQLVAENIATQLERRIAFRRAMKKSVQTALKFGAKGIRVACSGRLGGSEMARYEWYREGRVPLHTLRADIDYGFAEAKTTYGKIGCKVWIMRGEVLPQSAGARAPRTTGGARP; this comes from the coding sequence ATGGGACAGAAAGTTCATCCTATCGGGTTCCGCCTCGGAGTGATCCGCTCCTGGGACTCGAAGTGGTACGAAGAGAAGAACTACGCGAAGTGGCTGCACGAGGACATCAAGCTCCGTGAGTTCGTGAAGGAGAAGCTCGGCCAGGCCGGCATCTCCCGGATCGAGATCGAGCGGGCGGCCAACAAGGTCAAGATCAACGTCCACACCGCGCGGCCGGGCATCGTCATCGGCAAGCGCGGCGCCGGGATCGAGACCATCAAGAAGGACCTCCAGGGCCTCACCGACAACGAGGTCTACCTGAACGTCGTCGAGGTCCGGAAGGCCGAGACCGACGCGCAGCTCGTCGCCGAGAACATCGCGACGCAGCTCGAGCGCCGCATCGCGTTCCGCCGCGCCATGAAGAAGTCGGTGCAGACCGCGCTGAAGTTCGGCGCGAAGGGCATCCGCGTGGCGTGCTCGGGCCGCCTGGGTGGCTCCGAGATGGCCCGCTACGAGTGGTACCGCGAGGGCCGCGTGCCGCTGCACACGCTCCGCGCGGACATCGACTACGGGTTCGCCGAGGCGAAGACCACCTACGGCAAGATCGGGTGCAAGGTCTGGATCATGCGCGGCGAGGTCCTCCCGCAGTCCGCGGGCGCGCGCGCTCCTCGCACCACCGGCGGCGCCCGGCCGTAA
- the rpsS gene encoding 30S ribosomal protein S19: MARSIKKGPFADKHLTKKVEDANKGNKKSVIKTWSRRSTILPDFVGHTFAVHNGRKFVPVFVTENMVGHKLGEFAPTRTFHGHSAEKKAAAAPGPAKK, encoded by the coding sequence ATGGCGCGTTCGATCAAGAAGGGCCCGTTCGCCGACAAGCACCTCACCAAGAAGGTCGAGGACGCGAACAAGGGCAACAAGAAGTCGGTCATCAAGACCTGGTCGCGGCGGAGCACCATCCTGCCGGACTTCGTCGGGCACACGTTCGCCGTCCACAACGGACGGAAGTTCGTGCCGGTGTTCGTGACCGAGAACATGGTCGGGCACAAGCTGGGCGAGTTCGCGCCCACCCGCACCTTCCACGGCCACTCGGCCGAGAAGAAGGCCGCGGCGGCACCCGGCCCGGCGAAGAAGTAG
- the rplP gene encoding 50S ribosomal protein L16, translated as MLQPARTKYRKMQKGRMRGKAYRGSDLAQGEYGLQATECGRLTSRQIEAARVAITRYVKRGGKLWIRVFPDKPITKKPAETRMGTGKGNVEFYVAVVKPGRVLYELAGVDDASAKKAFHLAAHKLPVATKLVKRGETL; from the coding sequence ATGCTTCAGCCGGCGCGAACGAAGTACCGGAAGATGCAGAAGGGCCGCATGCGCGGCAAGGCGTACCGCGGCTCGGATCTCGCCCAGGGCGAGTACGGCCTCCAGGCCACCGAGTGCGGCCGGCTCACGTCCCGCCAGATCGAGGCGGCCCGCGTGGCCATCACCCGCTACGTGAAGCGCGGCGGCAAGCTCTGGATCCGCGTCTTCCCGGACAAGCCCATCACCAAGAAGCCCGCCGAGACGCGCATGGGCACCGGCAAGGGCAACGTGGAGTTCTACGTCGCCGTCGTGAAGCCGGGCCGCGTGCTGTACGAGCTGGCCGGCGTGGACGACGCCTCCGCGAAGAAGGCGTTCCACCTCGCCGCCCACAAGCTGCCCGTCGCCACGAAGCTGGTGAAGCGCGGCGAGACGCTGTAA
- the rpmC gene encoding 50S ribosomal protein L29 codes for MATVKELRELSVQELEARAAELKQTLFDLKSKANTGVLDSTADLSKTKRDIARCLTVAREKALASAVAGKAKE; via the coding sequence ATGGCGACCGTCAAGGAGCTGCGAGAGCTCTCGGTTCAGGAGCTCGAGGCCCGCGCCGCGGAGCTCAAGCAGACGCTCTTCGACCTGAAGAGCAAGGCGAACACCGGCGTGCTCGACTCGACCGCCGACCTCAGCAAGACGAAGCGCGACATCGCGCGCTGCCTCACCGTGGCCCGCGAGAAGGCCCTCGCCTCGGCCGTGGCCGGGAAGGCGAAGGAGTGA
- the rplN gene encoding 50S ribosomal protein L14, producing MIQQQTMLDVADNSGAKRVMCIKVLGGTRRKYASIGDVIVVSIKEAIPQAKVKKGEVARAVIVRTAREVKRPDGSYIRFDGNSAVLINKDLEPIGTRIFGPVARELRARKFMKIISLAPEVL from the coding sequence ATGATCCAGCAGCAGACCATGCTCGACGTCGCCGACAACTCCGGCGCGAAGCGGGTGATGTGCATCAAGGTGCTCGGCGGCACCCGGCGGAAGTACGCCTCGATCGGCGACGTGATCGTCGTCTCGATCAAGGAGGCGATCCCGCAGGCCAAGGTGAAGAAGGGCGAGGTCGCCCGCGCCGTCATCGTCCGCACCGCCCGCGAGGTGAAGCGCCCGGACGGCAGCTACATCCGCTTCGACGGCAACTCGGCGGTCCTCATCAACAAGGACCTCGAGCCCATCGGCACCCGCATCTTCGGCCCGGTCGCCCGCGAGCTCCGCGCCCGCAAGTTCATGAAGATCATCAGCCTCGCGCCGGAGGTCCTCTAG
- a CDS encoding 50S ribosomal protein L23 produces the protein MNLAVQDVVKRPLITEKAERAREASRQYAFEVHRDATKIQVKQAVEKLFNVHVLDVRTAIARGKNKRVGRNVGRRPNWKKAYVTLKEGDTIALFEGT, from the coding sequence ATGAACCTCGCTGTCCAGGACGTGGTGAAGCGCCCGCTCATCACCGAGAAGGCGGAGCGGGCACGCGAGGCGAGCCGTCAGTACGCCTTCGAGGTCCACCGCGACGCCACCAAGATCCAGGTGAAGCAGGCGGTGGAGAAGCTCTTCAACGTGCACGTGCTCGACGTGCGGACCGCCATCGCGCGCGGGAAGAACAAGCGCGTCGGCCGCAACGTCGGCCGCCGGCCCAACTGGAAGAAGGCCTACGTGACCCTCAAGGAAGGCGACACCATCGCCCTCTTCGAGGGGACATAA
- the rplV gene encoding 50S ribosomal protein L22: MAETQTTTPKKKAERRAPPPARARKNRPAAPAPGPHASLSYLRVAPRKVRIVADEVRGMKVGDALAMLKYTPQSAAKPLAKLLRSAVANAEQGGGRVDVDALFVKTLTVDQGPKMRRFMARAMGRAFRVEKKTSHVYVELGTAARG; this comes from the coding sequence ATGGCCGAGACCCAGACCACGACGCCGAAGAAGAAGGCCGAACGCCGCGCTCCGCCGCCGGCGCGCGCCCGCAAGAACCGCCCCGCCGCCCCGGCGCCGGGGCCGCACGCCTCCCTCAGCTACCTGCGCGTCGCGCCGCGCAAGGTGCGCATCGTCGCGGACGAGGTCCGCGGGATGAAGGTCGGCGACGCGCTCGCGATGCTGAAGTACACGCCGCAGTCCGCCGCGAAGCCGCTCGCCAAGCTGCTCCGGTCGGCGGTCGCGAACGCCGAGCAGGGCGGCGGCCGCGTGGACGTGGACGCGCTGTTCGTGAAGACGCTGACCGTGGACCAGGGCCCGAAGATGCGGCGCTTCATGGCGCGCGCGATGGGCCGGGCGTTCCGGGTCGAGAAGAAGACCAGCCACGTGTACGTGGAGCTCGGTACCGCCGCGCGCGGCTAG
- the rpsJ gene encoding 30S ribosomal protein S10 has translation MATQKIRIRLKAYDYKLLDQSAGEIVETAKRTGAKVAGPIPLPTRINKFTVLRSPHVDKKSREQFEIRTHKRLLDILEPTPQTLDALMKLDLSAGVDVEIK, from the coding sequence ATGGCGACTCAGAAGATTCGGATCCGGCTCAAGGCCTACGACTACAAGCTGCTCGATCAGTCGGCCGGCGAGATCGTGGAGACCGCGAAGCGGACCGGCGCCAAGGTCGCCGGCCCGATCCCGCTCCCCACCCGGATCAACAAGTTCACCGTCCTCCGCAGCCCGCACGTGGACAAGAAGTCGCGCGAGCAGTTCGAGATCCGCACGCACAAGCGGCTCCTCGACATCCTCGAGCCGACTCCGCAGACGCTCGACGCGCTCATGAAGCTCGACCTCTCGGCCGGCGTGGACGTGGAGATCAAGTAG
- the rplE gene encoding 50S ribosomal protein L5, translated as MAARLKERYDKQLRAELMKELGFANPMQAPRLEKIVVNMGLGEAINNGKIIDASVEQLAAITGQKPVVTRARKSIANFKLRQGQSIGAMVTLRGDRMYEFFDRLVSIALPRVRDFKGVSPKAFDGKGNYTLGVREQIIFPEINYDKVEKIKGLNITVVTTARNDEEGRALLRHLGMPFRQ; from the coding sequence ATGGCAGCGCGTTTGAAGGAGCGGTACGACAAGCAGCTTCGTGCCGAGCTGATGAAGGAGCTCGGGTTCGCGAACCCGATGCAGGCCCCCCGCCTCGAGAAGATCGTGGTGAACATGGGCCTTGGCGAGGCGATCAACAACGGCAAGATCATCGACGCGTCCGTCGAGCAGCTCGCCGCGATCACCGGCCAGAAGCCGGTCGTGACCCGCGCCCGCAAGTCGATCGCCAACTTCAAGCTGCGCCAGGGCCAGTCCATCGGTGCCATGGTCACGCTGCGCGGCGACCGGATGTACGAGTTCTTCGACCGCCTGGTCTCGATCGCGCTGCCGCGCGTCCGCGACTTCAAGGGCGTCTCGCCGAAGGCCTTCGACGGGAAGGGCAACTACACGCTCGGCGTCCGCGAGCAGATCATCTTCCCGGAGATCAACTACGACAAGGTCGAGAAGATCAAAGGCCTCAACATCACGGTGGTGACCACCGCCCGGAACGACGAAGAGGGCCGAGCGCTGCTGCGCCACCTCGGCATGCCGTTCCGTCAGTAG
- the rpsH gene encoding 30S ribosomal protein S8 has translation MSFTDPIGDMLTRIRNASSARHEKCLVPASRLKVRIAEVLREEGFIKDFVLHEDGVQGAITIVLKYSADREPAISDIKRVSKPGLRRYVATDSIPRVLNGMGIAILSTSKGVMVDREARKQKVGGELICTVW, from the coding sequence ATGAGCTTCACCGATCCCATTGGCGACATGCTGACGCGCATCCGGAACGCTTCCTCCGCGCGTCATGAGAAGTGCCTGGTGCCGGCCTCGCGGCTCAAGGTCCGCATCGCCGAGGTCCTCCGCGAGGAGGGCTTCATCAAGGACTTCGTCCTCCACGAGGACGGCGTCCAGGGCGCCATCACCATCGTCCTCAAGTACAGCGCCGACCGCGAGCCGGCCATCAGCGACATCAAGCGCGTCTCGAAGCCCGGGCTCCGCCGCTACGTCGCGACCGACTCCATCCCCCGCGTCCTCAACGGGATGGGGATCGCGATCCTCTCCACGTCCAAGGGCGTGATGGTGGATCGCGAGGCCCGCAAGCAGAAGGTCGGCGGCGAGCTGATCTGCACCGTCTGGTAA
- the rplB gene encoding 50S ribosomal protein L2 encodes MALKEYKPTSPARRHMTVADFAEITKAKPEKRLTKPVRKSGGRNAHGKVTTRHIGGGHKRRYRVIDWRRDKDGVPAKVAAIEYDPNRTARIALLHYLDGEKRYILAPVGVAVGDTLVSGADVDIRPGNALPVRTIPLGTVIHNVETAPGSGAKMIRTAGSFGQLMAKEGGYAQIRLPSGEVRKVLQDCKATIGQLGNVESSSVRVGKAGKSRWLGIRPTVRGLAMNPVDHPHGGGEGKSGQGNPHPVSPWGQKTKGLKTRNNRRTDKFIVTRRRPGVRNTQR; translated from the coding sequence ATGGCCCTCAAGGAATACAAGCCCACCAGCCCGGCCCGGCGCCACATGACCGTGGCGGACTTCGCCGAGATCACCAAGGCGAAGCCCGAGAAGCGGCTCACCAAGCCGGTCCGCAAGAGCGGCGGCCGCAACGCCCACGGCAAGGTCACGACCCGCCACATCGGCGGCGGCCACAAGCGCCGCTACCGCGTCATCGACTGGCGGCGCGACAAGGACGGCGTGCCGGCCAAGGTCGCGGCGATCGAGTACGACCCGAACCGCACCGCGCGCATCGCGCTGCTCCACTACCTGGACGGCGAGAAGCGCTACATCCTCGCCCCCGTGGGCGTGGCGGTCGGCGACACGCTGGTGTCCGGCGCGGACGTGGACATCCGCCCGGGCAACGCGCTGCCGGTCCGCACCATCCCGCTCGGCACCGTGATCCACAACGTGGAGACGGCGCCCGGCTCCGGCGCGAAGATGATCCGCACCGCGGGCTCCTTCGGCCAGCTCATGGCGAAGGAGGGCGGCTACGCGCAGATCCGCCTGCCGTCCGGCGAGGTCCGCAAGGTCCTGCAGGACTGCAAGGCGACCATCGGCCAGCTCGGCAACGTGGAGAGCTCGTCGGTGCGCGTCGGCAAGGCCGGCAAGAGCCGCTGGCTGGGCATCCGCCCGACCGTCCGCGGCCTCGCCATGAACCCGGTCGACCACCCGCACGGCGGCGGCGAGGGCAAGTCCGGTCAGGGCAACCCGCACCCGGTCAGCCCGTGGGGACAGAAGACCAAGGGCCTCAAGACCCGCAACAACCGCCGCACCGACAAGTTCATCGTCACGCGGCGCCGCCCCGGCGTGCGCAACACGCAGCGCTAG
- the rplD gene encoding 50S ribosomal protein L4, with product MAKFDVYDLSKKKVGELDLADAVFAGEVNEHLFYEVVKAKLASDRSGTHAVKNRSLVSGGGKKPWKQKHTGRARQGSTRASQWVGGGKAMGPKPRDYSYDVPKKVRKAALRSALALRSKDQKLVIVQEWKPEGPKTAAAAKVLAALGAKKALVVDDAANLALARSVRNLAGSDFLAVEGLNVYDILRHDALVLTADTAKKLEASLS from the coding sequence ATGGCCAAGTTCGACGTCTACGACCTGTCGAAGAAGAAGGTGGGCGAGCTCGACCTCGCCGACGCCGTCTTCGCCGGCGAGGTGAACGAGCACCTCTTCTACGAGGTGGTGAAGGCGAAGCTCGCCTCCGATCGCTCGGGCACCCACGCGGTGAAGAACCGGTCCCTCGTCTCCGGCGGCGGCAAGAAGCCCTGGAAGCAGAAGCACACCGGTCGCGCCCGCCAGGGCTCGACGCGCGCGTCCCAGTGGGTGGGCGGCGGCAAGGCCATGGGCCCGAAGCCGCGCGACTACTCCTACGACGTGCCGAAGAAGGTGCGGAAGGCCGCGCTGCGCTCGGCCCTCGCGCTCCGCTCGAAGGACCAGAAGCTGGTCATCGTGCAGGAGTGGAAGCCGGAGGGGCCGAAGACGGCCGCCGCCGCCAAGGTCCTCGCCGCGCTCGGCGCGAAGAAGGCCCTGGTGGTGGACGACGCCGCGAACCTCGCCCTCGCGAGGAGCGTGCGGAACCTCGCCGGCTCCGACTTCCTCGCGGTGGAGGGGCTCAACGTGTACGACATCCTGCGGCACGACGCCCTGGTGCTGACCGCGGACACCGCCAAGAAGCTGGAGGCCAGCCTGTCATGA
- a CDS encoding type Z 30S ribosomal protein S14 → MAKLSKMAQATRKLKFPVRQYNRCPLCGRPRAFLRKFQMCRICFRKRALQGEITGVIKSSW, encoded by the coding sequence ATGGCGAAGCTTTCCAAGATGGCGCAGGCCACCCGCAAGCTGAAGTTCCCGGTCCGGCAGTACAACCGCTGCCCGCTGTGCGGCCGCCCGCGGGCCTTCCTGCGCAAGTTCCAGATGTGCCGCATCTGCTTCCGCAAGCGCGCGCTGCAGGGCGAGATCACCGGCGTCATCAAGTCGAGCTGGTAG
- the rplF gene encoding 50S ribosomal protein L6 — translation MSRVGKMPVKIPEKVKVSVDGNVVKVEGPKGKMHFPTNPLVSVQVDKGEVKVARQDESHVAKGLHGLTRTLVKNALEGVVKGYEKGLEINGVGFKAEVKGKEIHFTLGFSHPVVFKLPEGVTAEVDAKQTKLTIRSVDKHLLGLTAAKVRDLRPPEPYKGKGIKYADETIRRKEGKTGAA, via the coding sequence ATGTCTCGTGTCGGCAAGATGCCCGTCAAGATCCCGGAGAAGGTCAAGGTCTCCGTGGACGGCAACGTCGTGAAGGTCGAGGGGCCGAAGGGGAAGATGCACTTCCCCACCAACCCGCTCGTCAGCGTCCAGGTGGACAAGGGCGAGGTGAAGGTCGCCCGCCAGGACGAGTCCCACGTGGCGAAGGGCCTGCACGGCCTCACGCGCACGCTGGTGAAGAACGCCCTCGAGGGCGTCGTGAAGGGCTACGAGAAGGGCCTCGAGATCAACGGGGTCGGCTTCAAGGCCGAGGTGAAGGGGAAGGAGATCCACTTCACCCTGGGCTTCTCGCACCCGGTCGTCTTCAAGCTCCCCGAGGGCGTGACCGCCGAGGTGGACGCGAAGCAGACCAAGCTCACCATCCGCTCGGTGGACAAGCACCTGCTCGGCCTCACCGCCGCGAAGGTCCGCGACCTCCGCCCGCCCGAGCCGTACAAGGGCAAGGGCATCAAGTACGCGGACGAGACCATCCGCC
- the rplX gene encoding 50S ribosomal protein L24: MAEIRKGDTVKVIAGKEKGKTGRVLEVLREDGRVRVEKLMTVKRHQKKGRSQANPEGGILELPGTIAISSVMVVGKDDKPVRREKIGRELGAKEKARLQKRKAAAK; this comes from the coding sequence ATGGCGGAGATTCGTAAGGGCGACACCGTCAAGGTCATCGCCGGCAAGGAGAAGGGCAAGACGGGCCGGGTGCTCGAGGTGCTGCGCGAGGATGGCCGCGTGCGCGTCGAGAAGCTCATGACCGTCAAGCGGCACCAGAAGAAGGGCCGCAGCCAGGCGAACCCGGAGGGCGGGATCCTGGAGCTGCCCGGCACCATCGCCATCTCGAGCGTGATGGTGGTCGGCAAGGACGACAAGCCGGTGCGGCGCGAGAAGATCGGCCGCGAGCTGGGCGCCAAGGAGAAGGCCCGGCTGCAGAAGCGCAAGGCCGCCGCGAAGTAG